From Vanrija pseudolonga chromosome 1, complete sequence, a single genomic window includes:
- the VAC14 gene encoding Vacuole morphology and inheritance protein 14 → MDPSILRGLNDKIYERRKAAALELEKQVLSSDGARIATIVDQLVGMFSSTNAMHTRNGGLIGLAATAIALGQDVAPYLPTIIPPVLACFQDSESRVRYHACESLYNIAKVSKGEILVYFNEVFDALSKLSSDSEMSVKNGAELLDRLMKDIVADAASNYVSIYYEDDPNRTPRDKALGESHDGSGEPPSYSLTSGGKDTDGQSNTSPTRNGDFDRSNVQSPERMGPDRRAFSLERFIPLLNERVYAISPYTRMHLVSWLMVLNTVPDLELVTYLPDFLDGLLKFLADSNLDVRVATENLLAEFLREIKLIAQQQDKHADSHPARRDKNQSHQATIDSASASIPLHPEDNESAIESDDDDSSDLERDETGTMDTRAENEWEGDGSGAWEPGQNAFVDYSSIMDIIVDHLSYPDNMVQTTAMDWILTFLEFAQNTVIFYTPRIVSAVLPNLASPNRHIKAAASETNRRLTAVIQALPPLQVTPAPPAAAPPAAGNSIGQGSSTLISTAGSSPQAGPKKDVLAESPDRLSALTAADPLDSGGVPGATLKIKAPPPVPVSEPVTPATGEFPAGTKTVRTRPQSPVGQAQAPQLISMQLQQAPPAALLSPGQETFLEDDPFDVHETVNMLTLQFLSDHPETRIAALEWLLMLHLKAPTKILSRDSGTFPALLKTLSDPSEDVVKHDLQLLAQISSSSEDSYFRSFMVNVLELFSTDRRLLENRGSLIIRQLCIHLNAEKIFRTLAEILEKDDDLEFAGMMVVKLNMILITSPELADFRRRLKNLDSKDGSMLFTSLYRSWCHNAVAAFALCLLAQAYEHASNVLQIFAELELTVPLLVQIDKLVMLIESPVFTNLRLQLLEPEKYPYLSKCLYGLLMILPQSSAFVSLRARLSVVNSSGYVPPPNKPNYSANVGSGRTKVGEIKWQELLAREWRDVEVVEIVDLRLPGRPSPA, encoded by the exons atgg ACCCGTCCATTCTAAGAG GTCTCAATGACAAGAT CTATGAACGGCGAAAGGCAGCAGCCCTAGAGCTGGAGAA GCAGGTGCTATCGTCCGATGGCGCCCGCATAGCCACCATTGTCGACCAGCTGGTCGGCATGTTCAGCTCGACCAACGCGATGCACACGCGCAATGGCG GCCTCATCGGTctggccgccaccgccatcgCACTGGGCCAGGACGTGGCGCCGTACCTCCCCACCATCATACCTCCTGTGCTGGCGTGCTTCCAGGACAGCGAGAGCCGAGTGCGGTACCATGCCTGCGAGAGCTTGTACAATAT TGCCAAAGTTAGCAAGGGCGAGATCCTCGTCTACTTCAACGAGGTCTTTGATGCACTCAGCAAG CTGTCATCCGATTCTGAGATGTCGGTCAAGaatggcgccgagctgctggaccGCTTGATGAAGGACATTGTGGCCGACGCTGCGTCGAACTACGTCTCCATCTATTATGAGGACGATCCCAACCGAACGCCTCGTGACAAGGCCCTGGGCGAGTCTCATGACGGAAGTGGCGAGCCGCCAAGTTACTCGTTGACGTCTGGCGGCAAGGACACTGACGGGCAATCCAAcacgagcccgacgaggaATGGAGACTTTGATCGGTCCAACGTCCAGTCGCCCGAACGCATGGGACCTGACAGACGAGCGTTCTCCCTGGAGCGGTTCATCCCACTCCTGAATGAGCGTGTGTACGCCATCTCGCCCTACACCAGGATGCACCTGGTGTCGTGGCTGATGGTGCTCAACACGGTCCCAGATCTTGAGCTCGTGACGTACTTACCCGACTTTCTCGATGGCCTTCT GAAGTTTCTAGCGGACAGCAATCTCGACGTCCGCGTTGCCACCGAGAACCTGCTCGCAGAGTTCTTACGCGAGATCAAGCTTATCGCGCAACAGCAGGACAAGCACGCGGATAGTCatcccgcgcgccgcgacaaGAACCAGAGCCACCAGGCCACgatcgactcggcctcggcttcgATTCCCCTGCACCCCGAGGACAACGAGTCTGCCATCGAGTCCGATGATGACGATAGCTCCGACTTGGAACGAGACGAGACGGGCACGATGGACACTCGCGCCGAGAACGAATGGGAGGGCGACGGGTCCGGTGCTTGGGAGCCGGGACAGAATGCCTTTGTCGACTACTCGTCGATCATGGACATTATCGTGGACCACTTATCATATCCCGACAACATGGTTCAGACGACGGCAATGGACTGGATCCTCACCTTCTTGGAGTTTGCTCAGAACACCGTCATCTTCTACACCCCGCGCATCGTCTCTGCCGTTCTTCCCAACCTGGCTTCTCCAAA CCGTCATATCAAGGCTGCGGCCAGCGAGACGAACCGCCGGCTCACTGCCGTGATTCAGGCTCTCCCCCCTCTGCAAgtgacgccggcgccacccgCGGCGGCCCCTCCAGCCGCTGGCAACAGCATTGGCCAAGGCAGCTCTACTCTGATCTCGACCGCTGGTTCCTCGCCCCAGGCTGGACCAAAGAAGGACGTTCTGGCAGAGTCGCCTGACCGTCTTTCCGCGTTGACCGCGGCGGATCCTTTGGACAGCGGTGGCGTCCCTGGAGCGACGTTGAAGATTAAGGCGCCGCCACCCGTCCCCGTGTCTGAACCAGTGACACCTGCAACTGGCGAGTTCCCTGCAGGTACTAAGACGGTCCGGACACGCCCGCAATCTCCAGTCGGACAAGCGCAGGCTCCCCAGTTAATCTCCatgcagctgcagcaggcgCCCCCGGCCGCTCTGCTTTCGCCGGGACAGGAGACTTTCCTCGAGGATGACCCATTCGACGTTCACGAGACGGTCAACATGCTCACGCTGCAATTCTTGAGTGACCACCCAGAGACTCGTATCGCGGCGTTGGAGTGGCTCCTTATGCTTCATCTCAAGGCGCCGACCAAGATCCTGTCACGAGACAGTGGAACGTTCCCAGCACTGCTCAAGACGCTGTCCGATCCCTCCGAGGACGTCGTCAAGCACGACCTCCAGCTGCTCGCTCAgatctcctcgtcctctgaAGACTCGTACTTCCGCAGCTTCATGGTCAATGTGCTTGAGCTGTTTAGCAccgaccgccgcctcctGGAGAACCGAGGAAGCCTCATCATCCGCCAGTTATGTATCCACCTCAACGCCGAGAAGATCTTCAGAACACTGGCCGAGATCCTGGAGAAGGATGAT GATCTCGAGTTCGCCGGCATGATGGTCGTCAAGCTGAACATGATCTTGATCACGTCGCCCGAGTTGGCCGActtccgccgccgcttgaAGAACCTCGACTCGAAGGACGGATCGATGTTGTTCACTTCGCTTTACCGCTCGTGGTGCCACAATGCCGTTGCCGCGTTTGCCCTGTGCTTGCTCGCCCAGGCTTACGAGCACGCGTCAAATGTGCTCCAGATCTT cgccgagttGGAACTCACCGTCCCGCTTCTTGTTCAGATCGACAAGCTGGTCATGCTCATCGAGAGCCCTGTCTTCACAA ACCTCcgcctccagctcctcgagcccGAAAAGTACCCGTACTTGTCCAAGTGCTTGTACGGCCTCCTCATGATCCTGCCGCAGAGCAGTGCCTTTGtgtcgctgcgcgcgcgcctgtcGGTCGTCAACTCGTCGGGCTATGTTCCGCCTCCGAACAAGCCTAACTACTCGGCCAACGTCGGTAGCGGGAGGACAAAAGTTGGAGAGATCAAGTGGCAGGAACTTCTTGCTCGTGAGTGGAGGGATGTGGAGGTTGTGGAGATTGTGGATCTGCG ACTTCCGGGCCGTCCAAGCCCGGCATGA